A window of Punica granatum isolate Tunisia-2019 chromosome 8, ASM765513v2, whole genome shotgun sequence genomic DNA:
TACCAATGCACTAACCTCTACCCTAAAGTGATTTGCACCAGCTCCATGTTTCCCACGAAACATGGAGGGATGCCCCAATTGCCATGACGAAATAGAGATGACTGCAGAAATAGGAAGAAACTCCGAGATAAGTTTAAATACCATTCTGATTCATCCATTTGGTTCAACGAGTCAATGCCTCGGCCTCCTCCTTGGTCTGCCACTCAGATACCTGTGGTAGGCACGGGATGAAGTTAATGATATTCGAGAGGACCGAGACCTGTTCACATTCAAATTTTCCTCACTTGAGCCATAACCATCACCATACATCAGGGCTGAAGTCACAAACTCCCGGCCCAAATTCTCTAGCGGAGCCAGATCATCACTTGAATATCCATCCCATTCATAGTCTATGAAAAGAGGGTTTCGTTCAATTACATAATCCCCTAACACCACAGCCCCCGGAGTAGAGGAGATAATTGTGCTGATCACATCATTCCTCTCCCTTTGCTGCTCAAGCCTCTTCCACTTCTCTTCGAGTGCAGGGTCCACAGCCCGCGGCCGGGCCCATGGGTGCTCCGCCCGGACGTGCTTCCGGAGCTCCTTGTAATTCCCAGAGAACATGCATTTCTCTTGTATGCACATCCTCTTCTTCCCATTGAAGTACTTTCTCGCTGTTTCCACAACAGTACAGCCCTTCACTTGCCCTCGACACAGTGGGCATAAGAGCTCAGGCACTTGAACCTTTTCACCCATATTTCCCAAGTTGGCAGTGGCAAGTTCATGATTTGCTGGGACATTCCCTAAAGAAGTACCCTCCACTTCCTTCAGTTTCATGTAAGCCTTCTTGTACTGTTCAAGGCAGTTTGAGTAGCGACGGCCTGTTGAACACATGTAAGGCCGGCAGCCCTTGTCGTAGGAAGAACATAGCAGGAGGACAGCATTGTGGGGATATTCCAAGCACACTGAGCAGGTTACCTGGTCccactctttctttttcaatgaTTTGGGTTTCCTTTGCTTAGAGAGAACAGGCTTAATTCCTTTGGATGAGCGACATGACAACATACGCGGGGCCGTCCGATGATGGTGGGAGGTAGAGTTGTTGCGTACCTCCTTAACTTTCGCCATTTGTGTTTTTCTAACTGAAAAGAGGCAAATGAAAGAGAAGATTATTTCAAATTGGGGTGCACCTTCAGCAATATCAAACTATTTGATAGATACATAACGTGCATAAAAACATCGGAAGCAAATTAAAGATACCAGGCACTAAAGTAGTTGCTATAAAACCTTTACATATCAGTAGCTCCTGAATACATATCAAAATCACACAGCCCCAAATATCAAAGGAAAAGAATTGATGCCATCATATACAATAAGCAAAAATGAATGTTTCCCGGACCAAACAAATGGCACAATACATGAACAAAGAAGAAGACAGCTTTATGCAAACAAAAGATTAAAATTTCAGACttctcaaaaaagaaaaaaagaaagaaaaacaattgCTAAATGCTCTTTTATCAGAATAGGGTTTAAACAAATGCAAGTAAAAGAGACAACTGCAGAcacttatcccaaaaaaaaaagacacgatgaaaaatttcagaaaattgAACAACCAAGACGAATTATTTCTTTAAGTCATCAGAGAAGCTGCATACTATGAGAACAATTGAATGACAAACAGCTCTCACAATAGGTATGAAGGGCAATGCAGAAGTACAATTTAAAATACTCTCCAGACCACTTGACACTTATTAAACCCTTGTAGTTGAAAATCCCCGTCATTTTCCTTGCAAACTCATAAAATTTGTGAAGACATGAAATGTTGCAACCAAAACAACAACTTAGATCAAGCAAACACGTGAAAGAAAGTGCAAATTTATTGGCCTGTAATTCTTCTACCATCATGTCAAAATCAGGATTCTTTGGCAGTAGAGAACCCCCCTAATCCAATCCACCAAACAGACTTTAAAGCAAGCAAAAGGACTAATTTAAGGATATTCAACAAGCTCAAAAGGAGGGTGATGTTATACTTCATCATGAGCATACGATACATTGagaaatctaaaaaaaaaatggtcaaTGGAACCTTTGACGTTAAATGCCGCCTTATATGATCAAACAATTCAGCAAGCAGGCAGAAAATACCAACTGTCGGCACATGAAACCAAGACCCACACACACTACACActgctcctttttttttcattacaaagCATCCCAATGGAGATTTCAACCGGTCCATTCATATTTTCTACGCCAAGGCCATTCGGCATCACGGAGCATTCAATGTTCAAACTGACCAAATGGGCAGGGCAGACGAACCCAAATCAAATCCATCAAATCCAACAGTAGGACAACGAGAAGTCATAAAATTCCACATCTTTTAcgaatttcaatttcaagaaTTCGATAAGCCGAAGGAACGGAGAGAACGAAAGAGGACATGAACTCAAGAAGCGAACTCCATCCGATCGGAAACAGATACGAGCTTCAACAAATGGGCAGGAAAATCGAAATCGGGGTTGGTTGAATCGAGAAGTAGAGCACCTGGAGAGAGAGATCCCGTGAATCGAACGCAGATACAGAGAGAGAGCgggagagagggggggggggaagcTCCTTGACAAACGTTGAATtcgaaggaaggaaggaaggaagggtTGGGTTAGACggaatctatatctataagCTTTTCCTCCCCCCGAAATCGTCGCTCAcgttctcctctctctctctctctctctctctccaggAAGAAGGATGGGTTGGGTTGTGGGCTTTTTCCGATGATTGGGCTTCACTTTATAGTAAAGCAAGCGGGGTCGGTTTTTAATTtggggaagaagatgaagagatgaAATATGAACGACACCATGACGCCATTATTCCGAATCTTCCTGTTTTGATGCTCTGTTGCCGAACCTCCGCTCCCTCCAATGGCGGATACTGTGGAGGGGAGAGAGTCTGAGAAGATGAAGCGGGGACCATTCTTCATGGGCTTATCAACTGGCCCAATGCGATTGGGCTCTTCCCCGACTCCCAGAAACCCGCTGTAGGAATCGTGGGTTTCTTGATTGTTTTTTGTCGCTCCATAActaatttattagatatgcGCCATCTAGTATCTGGAAACTGAATGAGCGCCGATTAATGCAAAGCCCAATATGTGCTGAATTATCTCAATCCGAGCCGAGTAGGTTGACTGAGAGGACAAATTCTCTTGTTCATAGATTTTCCCCATTCACAAAACTTACAAAATTAATAACTCGAGACATtacttaaaagaaataaacaccGAATTATTTGAATCAATTCATATTTATCTATTAAGATTAACTTGGATGGAAAATAGTCACTTGAATATTGAATGCACTTTTAGTAGGGCGCGGAGAAGgtcattatatattttttttttgggaaaaattgcaccatatattttaatatttacatGTTGTCTTAATTTTATCACAGCgtcgatttttcttttgagaTATCCTAACAGCAATGGTTTAGTATCAAATATGTCCCGTCATAAACATTCTTAccattttttaatggaaatgCTGACATGACGCGTTAATTGTTTGACGACGCTGACGTGGAGTGTGTGGGCCACAATACAAGGGAAAAATAACACTATATATCCCAACCTttcaatattttctcaattttatccagacctttttttgtttttctcaattttatcccaatcttttcataatttctcaaatttatcccaaccTGTTGCgataatattgagaaaatattataagATTAGGATAAAACTGAAAAACTATCGAAATATTGagataaaattgagacatcatcaaaaaattaggataaaactaagaaataacaaaaaagtTAGGATATATGATGTGATTTTTTCCTACCCACACTCTCTCCACGTCAGCTCTATCAAGCAATTAACGGGTCACGTCAGTATTTCCATAAAATATGAACCTAACTTTGAcagcgggatagatttgaaacgaAACCATTAACGTAAAGataccacaaaaaaaaaatcgacatTGAGATAAAACTGAAATAACATGTAAAAATTGAGATATATCACgtaattttttcctttttttatacCAATTTCTCCTCCTCACTTTCGCTCAATGGTTAATTAAATGCATCATCAAAAGCAGTTAATTAGAGCTTGAGAAAATTCGATATTCGAGGGCCGATGCAGCAGACAATAGTAGATATGACTCGAACAAAAGCTTCCGAGCTCTGGAAGCATTCTTTCTGAAGAGGCGGCCGGTTCTGTTTTGTTTCATTGAATTAGAGAGAGCTATTTAAGTTGTGCTTCCGCTTCTTTGGCTACTTTCCTTTTGCTCATCGTGGTTTGAAAGATGTTAGGTTTGGTGTTTTGCAGCTGCTATTGCTGTCGATCTTTGTATAGCTTTGTTTTCGTATCTGACATCAATTAcgcaaacaaaacaaaacaaaaaacttCAAATTTTAGGGTCCAAGTTGGAAATTTCCAAAGTTCTGagatacttttatttttggacCAAATGCACAAAACTTGAGCAAATTTTCTCCAGATTGACCAGCCGCTCCCAACAACAAAGGAAGATCAAATGCACAACCTGCCGGCACTAACATCCAATGCCTCCCATACATTTCGAAGAGCATGCAATTTACAGGAGATTACTCATATCTTGTACCAAGgaaaataacaatttttaaaaacaattCCCACACGAAACAAGCCGCAGAACTAGAATAATTACGAGCATAAGGGGGCTAGGAAAGGAAACAGAATTCCAAGAAGAACCAAGGGTATTAGCTTTAGTTAGAAGCTCATTTCTTTTCCGACCTTATCGCATGACAAGATAAATCACATTCACAAAATGTCTGTGCACCCTTCTTCCGAGAAAGAGCCATCTAAACAAAGGTAACAACAAATAGATAAAACTGCACATGATCGCTCTACCAGAGCATCCTTTCTATCACTTGCACTGGAAGTACAACAAGTATTACCCGTGTATTTGCATGGGGAAT
This region includes:
- the LOC116188254 gene encoding uncharacterized protein LOC116188254, with translation MAKVKEVRNNSTSHHHRTAPRMLSCRSSKGIKPVLSKQRKPKSLKKKEWDQVTCSVCLEYPHNAVLLLCSSYDKGCRPYMCSTGRRYSNCLEQYKKAYMKLKEVEGTSLGNVPANHELATANLGNMGEKVQVPELLCPLCRGQVKGCTVVETARKYFNGKKRMCIQEKCMFSGNYKELRKHVRAEHPWARPRAVDPALEEKWKRLEQQRERNDVISTIISSTPGAVVLGDYVIERNPLFIDYEWDGYSSDDLAPLENLGREFVTSALMYGDGYGSSEENLNVNRSRSSRISLTSSRAYHRYLSGRPRRRPRH